One Archangium violaceum genomic window, CACGGCGGCCTCGCGGACCCCGTCGCCCATGTAGCGAGGGGAGAGCGCGAGCGCCTGAAACCACCTGGCGCTCTCCAGCGAGCCCGGTAGCTCCACCAGAGCAGGCCCATACAGCGCCTCGTACGCCTCGCGCGTGCGTCTCTCCATGTCCGAGCGCCGGGAGTCTGGTGGATGCCCGAGCAGGCTGCCTGCAACCACCACGGTCGGGTGGGCCGTCCTTGGTGGCGAGCCGTCCCCCAGCGCCGCCACCGCCTCCCTCGCGTCCTCCAGCGTGAACAGAGACAAAGCCGGATTGGGTCCGAGCGGCTTGAAGCTGAGCTTCAGTCCATGGCCTTCATCGCCTCGGTACTTGCTCACTGCCACGGGCTCCAACACCTGGAGCCGCGATTCGGTTGCGGGCGGAGCGGCCTGGGCGGAAACAGGCACCCACAGCCACACGCAGGAGGCGAGGAGGAGACGTAAGAGCATGAGTGGTTCCGGGGTCTACCACGAGGGCAAATCTCCGAACGAGCCCGCGTGCCGCCCGTCAGACCTCGAGGAACTTGATGCCGGTGATGCCCTCTTCCTCCAGGGCCCGCTTGAGGTGCTCGGAGACGATGAGGACCACTGGCCAGCCCCAGGGCCGGAAGATGTGGGCCTCTCCAATCTTCGTGGGGTCCACCTTCAGTCCACGAACGTTTCGGTACTGGCCCAGCACGTCAGGGCGGTTGTCCTCCGGGAGCCAGTAGAGCACCTCCTCACACCGGGCGTCGTCGATGCACCGGATGACTTGGAGGGCATTGAGGATGAACCAGGGCTCCGTCTGTCCCTCCACCTCCACGGGGATGAACTGGACCTCCTTCTGGAGACCCAGACGCTCGAAGAGCGCGACGACCCGGCGGTGGACGATGGGACCCCCCAGGGAATGAGAGAACTCGATTGGAATGCCCGCTGGCTTCACGGACAAGCGAATCGGCTTCTCGATGTTCAGGACACGCCCCTCCTTGAATTGCCAGACGTCGAACAACTCCTCCCGGCCCTCTTCGGCGTAGAGCGGCATTCTCAGGTGCCAC contains:
- a CDS encoding imm11 family protein produces the protein MTTQARYYEIYDDVYIPGRWHLRMPLYAEEGREELFDVWQFKEGRVLNIEKPIRLSVKPAGIPIEFSHSLGGPIVHRRVVALFERLGLQKEVQFIPVEVEGQTEPWFILNALQVIRCIDDARCEEVLYWLPEDNRPDVLGQYRNVRGLKVDPTKIGEAHIFRPWGWPVVLIVSEHLKRALEEEGITGIKFLEV